In a genomic window of Leisingera caerulea DSM 24564:
- the uvrA gene encoding excinuclease ABC subunit UvrA, translating into MAELKSIEVRGAREHNLKSIDVDIPRDELVVITGLSGSGKSSLAFDTIYAEGQRRYVESLSAYARQFLDMMEKPDVDHISGLSPAISIEQKTTSKNPRSTVGTVTEIYDYLRLLFARAGTPYSPATGLPIEAQQVQDMVDRIMEMEEGTRGYLLAPIVRDRKGEYRKEFLELRKQGFQRVKVDGEFYELDEPPTLDKKFRHDIDVVVDRLVVREGMETRLADSLRTALDLADGIAILETAPKEGDPERITFSENFACPVSGFTIPEIEPRLFSFNAPFGACPKCDGLGVELFFDERLVVPDQSLKVYDGALAPWRKGKSPYFLQTIEAIARHFQFDKNTAWKDLPEKVQKVFLYGSGEEEILFRYDEGGRVYQVERTFEGVIPNMERRYRETDSNWIREEFERYQNNRPCHHCDGYRLRDEALAVKIAGVHVGQVVQKSIREALAWIEDVPNHLSQQKQEIARAIVKEIRERLGFLNNVGLEYLTLSRNSGTLSGGESQRIRLASQIGSGLTGVLYVLDEPSIGLHQRDNDRLIGTLKNLRDQGNTVIVVEHDEDMIRQSDYVFDIGPGAGVHGGEVVSHGTPQQIASDAGSVTGQYLAGTREIAVPGKRRKGNKKKVKVVKATGNNLKEVTAEFPLGKFVCVTGVSGGGKSTLTIETLFKTASMRLNGARQTPAPCESIKGLEHLDKVIDIDQRPIGRTPRSNPATYTGAFTPIRDWFAGLPEAKTRGYKPGRFSFNVKGGRCEACQGDGVIKIEMHFLPDVYVTCETCKGARYNRETLEIKFKGKSIADVLDMTVEDAQEFFQAVPAIRDKMDALMRVGLGYIKVGQQATTLSGGEAQRVKLSKELSKRSTGRTLYILDEPTTGLHFEDVKKLLEVLHELVEQGNSVVVIEHNLDVIKTADWIIDIGPEGGDGGGEIVAAGTPEAVADEPRSHTGRYLKDILAARKVAAE; encoded by the coding sequence ATGGCTGAGCTGAAATCCATCGAAGTGCGCGGCGCGCGCGAGCATAATCTGAAGAGCATCGACGTGGATATCCCGCGCGATGAGCTGGTGGTGATCACCGGCCTTTCGGGCTCGGGCAAGTCCAGCCTCGCGTTTGACACCATCTATGCCGAGGGCCAGCGCCGGTACGTCGAGTCGCTGAGTGCTTATGCGCGCCAGTTCCTCGACATGATGGAAAAGCCGGATGTGGACCACATCAGCGGCCTGAGCCCGGCGATTTCGATTGAGCAGAAGACGACGTCTAAAAACCCGCGCTCCACCGTGGGCACGGTGACGGAAATCTATGACTACCTGCGTCTGCTGTTTGCCCGCGCGGGCACGCCCTATTCGCCGGCCACCGGGCTGCCGATCGAGGCGCAGCAGGTGCAGGACATGGTCGACCGGATCATGGAGATGGAGGAGGGCACCCGCGGCTATCTGCTGGCGCCGATCGTCCGTGACCGCAAGGGTGAGTACAGGAAGGAATTCCTGGAGCTGCGCAAGCAGGGCTTCCAGCGGGTGAAGGTCGACGGGGAGTTCTATGAACTGGACGAGCCGCCAACGCTGGACAAGAAGTTCCGCCATGACATCGACGTGGTGGTGGACCGGCTGGTGGTGCGCGAAGGCATGGAGACGCGTCTGGCGGACTCCCTTCGCACCGCGCTGGACCTGGCCGACGGCATCGCCATTCTGGAGACCGCGCCCAAGGAGGGCGATCCGGAGCGGATCACCTTCAGCGAAAATTTTGCCTGCCCGGTCAGCGGCTTCACCATCCCGGAGATCGAGCCGCGGCTGTTCTCCTTTAACGCGCCGTTTGGCGCCTGTCCGAAATGCGACGGCCTTGGCGTCGAGCTGTTCTTTGACGAGCGTCTTGTGGTGCCTGACCAGTCCCTGAAGGTCTATGACGGCGCGCTGGCGCCCTGGCGCAAGGGAAAATCGCCGTATTTCCTGCAGACCATCGAGGCGATTGCCCGGCATTTCCAGTTCGACAAGAACACCGCGTGGAAGGACCTGCCCGAGAAGGTGCAGAAGGTGTTCCTGTACGGCTCCGGCGAGGAGGAAATCCTGTTCCGCTATGATGAGGGCGGCCGGGTTTACCAGGTGGAGCGGACGTTCGAGGGCGTGATTCCGAATATGGAGCGCCGCTACCGCGAGACCGACTCCAACTGGATCCGCGAAGAGTTCGAGCGCTATCAGAACAACCGGCCCTGCCACCACTGCGACGGCTACCGGCTGCGGGATGAGGCGCTGGCGGTGAAGATCGCCGGTGTCCATGTGGGGCAGGTGGTGCAGAAGTCTATCCGCGAGGCGCTGGCCTGGATCGAGGATGTGCCGAACCATCTGAGCCAGCAGAAGCAGGAAATTGCGCGGGCCATTGTCAAGGAGATCCGCGAGCGGCTGGGATTCCTGAACAATGTCGGGCTGGAGTACCTGACCCTGAGCCGTAATTCCGGCACGCTGTCCGGCGGTGAGAGCCAGCGGATCCGGCTGGCGTCGCAGATCGGCTCCGGCCTGACGGGCGTCTTGTACGTGCTGGATGAGCCCTCCATCGGCCTGCACCAGCGCGACAATGACCGGCTGATCGGCACGCTGAAGAATCTGCGCGACCAGGGCAACACGGTGATCGTGGTGGAGCATGACGAGGACATGATCAGGCAATCGGATTACGTGTTCGACATCGGCCCCGGCGCCGGGGTGCATGGCGGCGAGGTGGTGAGCCACGGCACGCCGCAGCAGATTGCCTCCGACGCGGGTTCGGTCACCGGTCAGTATCTGGCAGGCACGCGGGAGATCGCGGTGCCGGGCAAGCGGCGCAAGGGCAACAAGAAGAAGGTCAAGGTGGTGAAGGCCACCGGCAACAACCTGAAAGAGGTGACGGCGGAGTTCCCGCTGGGCAAGTTCGTGTGCGTCACCGGCGTGTCGGGCGGCGGCAAGTCGACGCTGACCATTGAGACGCTGTTCAAGACCGCCTCCATGCGCCTCAATGGCGCGCGCCAGACGCCTGCACCCTGCGAGAGCATTAAGGGGCTGGAGCATCTGGACAAGGTGATCGACATTGACCAGCGCCCGATTGGCCGGACGCCCCGGTCGAACCCGGCCACCTATACCGGTGCCTTCACCCCGATCCGCGACTGGTTCGCGGGTTTGCCGGAGGCCAAGACGCGCGGATACAAACCGGGTCGGTTCTCCTTCAATGTGAAGGGCGGGCGCTGCGAGGCGTGTCAGGGCGATGGTGTGATCAAGATCGAGATGCACTTTCTGCCGGACGTCTATGTCACCTGCGAGACCTGCAAGGGCGCGCGCTATAACCGTGAGACGCTGGAGATCAAGTTCAAGGGCAAGAGCATTGCCGACGTGCTGGATATGACGGTAGAGGACGCGCAGGAGTTCTTCCAGGCGGTGCCGGCGATCCGCGACAAGATGGACGCGCTGATGCGGGTGGGCCTTGGCTATATCAAGGTTGGCCAGCAGGCGACGACGCTGTCAGGCGGCGAGGCGCAGCGGGTGAAGCTGTCAAAGGAGTTGTCGAAACGCTCGACGGGCCGGACGCTGTATATTCTGGATGAGCCGACCACCGGCCTGCATTTCGAGGATGTGAAGAAGCTCCTGGAAGTGCTGCACGAGCTGGTGGAGCAGGGCAATTCGGTGGTGGTGATTGAGCACAATCTGGATGTGATCAAGACCGCCGACTGGATCATCGACATCGGTCCTGAGGGAGGCGACGGCGGCGGCGAGATCGTTGCAGCCGGAACGCCGGAGGCTGTGGCGGATGAGCCGCGCAGCCACACCGGGCGCTATCTGAAAGACATACTGGCGGCGCGGAAAGTGGCGGCGGAGTAG
- a CDS encoding MFS transporter: MTDGGDSRWGLILAVWAAGLGAAAQYGKISVIFGRMGELYPQAGTALSFSVSLVGTLGILLGAVAGLYAAAFGYRRTLVWALWAGAAVSALQALHLPFGLFLATRVAEGLSHLGIVVAGPVLIAQLSSDRGRGLAMTLWSTFFAVAFTLLAWGGLPLVRAWGLLALFGAHAAVMAGLAVLLGFALRAVPVPERAPLPRLADLPGQHLPIYRSPWISAPAAGWLFYTCCFVAVLTVIPPYIAEEARGFVLGMMPLASIAVSMTLGVYLLRFLPAVRLAQLGFLACAAAALWLWAVPGAPLACIAMAGAMGLVQGGSFAAVPQLNATAASRAQASGAMAQTGNLGNTIGTPLMVVSLSAAGFSGMMAALLVLFLGGAAVHLLLAARRRVMA; this comes from the coding sequence TTGACGGATGGCGGAGATTCCCGCTGGGGGCTGATCCTGGCGGTTTGGGCCGCGGGGCTGGGGGCCGCCGCGCAATACGGCAAGATTTCGGTGATCTTCGGCCGCATGGGCGAACTGTATCCGCAGGCGGGCACCGCGCTGAGCTTTTCGGTGTCGCTGGTGGGCACGCTGGGCATCCTGCTGGGGGCGGTGGCAGGCCTGTATGCGGCCGCCTTTGGCTACCGGCGCACGCTGGTCTGGGCGCTGTGGGCCGGGGCGGCGGTGTCTGCGCTGCAGGCGCTGCATCTGCCGTTCGGGCTGTTCCTGGCCACAAGGGTGGCTGAGGGGCTGTCGCATCTGGGCATTGTGGTCGCGGGCCCGGTTCTGATTGCGCAGCTGAGCTCTGACCGCGGCCGGGGGCTGGCGATGACCCTGTGGAGCACTTTTTTTGCCGTGGCCTTTACCCTGCTGGCCTGGGGCGGCCTGCCGCTGGTGCGGGCCTGGGGGCTGCTGGCGCTGTTTGGCGCCCATGCGGCGGTGATGGCGGGGCTGGCGGTGCTGCTGGGTTTTGCCTTGCGCGCTGTTCCGGTGCCTGAGCGGGCGCCTTTGCCGCGGCTGGCGGACCTGCCGGGGCAGCATCTGCCCATCTACCGCTCCCCTTGGATATCGGCGCCGGCTGCGGGCTGGCTGTTTTACACCTGCTGCTTTGTGGCGGTGCTGACGGTGATCCCGCCCTACATCGCGGAAGAGGCGCGCGGGTTTGTCCTGGGAATGATGCCGCTGGCCAGCATCGCGGTGTCGATGACCCTGGGCGTTTACCTGCTGCGGTTTTTGCCGGCGGTGCGGCTGGCGCAGCTGGGGTTCCTGGCCTGCGCCGCAGCGGCGCTGTGGCTGTGGGCCGTGCCCGGCGCGCCGCTGGCCTGTATCGCCATGGCCGGGGCGATGGGGCTGGTGCAGGGCGGCTCATTCGCGGCGGTGCCGCAGCTGAACGCCACCGCCGCGTCGCGGGCGCAGGCCAGCGGGGCAATGGCGCAGACGGGCAATCTGGGCAACACCATCGGCACGCCGCTGATGGTGGTGTCGCTGTCGGCGGCGGGGTTCAGCGGCATGATGGCGGCGCTGCTGGTGCTGTTTCTGGGCGGTGCCGCGGTGCATCTGCTGCTGGCGGCCCGGCGCCGCGTTATGGCCTGA
- the lpdA gene encoding dihydrolipoyl dehydrogenase, with protein sequence MAAQSYDVIVIGAGPGGYVAAIRAAQLGLKTCVVEREHLGGICLNWGCIPTKALLRSSEVFHLMERAKDFGLKAENIGYDLDAVVKRSRGVAKQLSSGIGHLMKKNKIDVVMGEASIPAKGKVSVKTEKGTQDLTAKHIVLATGARARELPGLEADGDLVWTYKHALDPVRMPKKLLVIGSGAIGIEFASFYNTLGAETTVVEVMDRVLPVEDAEISAFAKKSFVKQGMKIMEKAMVKKLDKGKGKVTAHIEVGGKVEKHDFDTVISAVGIVGNVEGLGLEELGVKVDRTHVVTDEYCRTGVDGLYAIGDIAGAPWLAHKASHEGVMVAELIAGKHAHPVKPESIAGCTYCQPQVASVGYTEAKAKELGYDIKVGRFPFIGNGKAIALGEAEGMVKTIFDAKTGELLGAHMVGAEVTELIQGYVVGRQLETTEEDLMNTVFPHPTLSEMMHESVLDAFDRVIHI encoded by the coding sequence ATGGCCGCACAATCCTATGACGTGATCGTAATCGGCGCCGGGCCGGGGGGCTATGTTGCCGCCATCCGCGCAGCGCAGCTGGGGCTGAAGACCTGCGTGGTCGAGCGCGAGCATCTGGGCGGTATCTGCCTGAACTGGGGCTGCATCCCGACCAAGGCGCTGCTGCGCTCCTCCGAGGTGTTCCACCTGATGGAGCGGGCCAAGGATTTCGGCCTGAAGGCTGAAAACATCGGCTATGACCTGGATGCGGTGGTGAAACGCTCACGCGGGGTGGCAAAACAGCTGTCGTCTGGAATTGGCCACCTGATGAAGAAGAACAAGATTGACGTGGTGATGGGCGAGGCGTCCATTCCGGCCAAGGGCAAGGTCTCGGTGAAAACCGAAAAGGGCACGCAGGATCTGACCGCCAAGCACATCGTGCTGGCCACCGGCGCCCGCGCCCGTGAACTGCCGGGGCTGGAGGCGGACGGCGATCTGGTCTGGACCTATAAGCACGCGCTGGATCCGGTGCGGATGCCGAAGAAGCTGCTGGTCATCGGCTCCGGCGCGATCGGCATCGAATTTGCCAGCTTCTACAACACCCTGGGCGCTGAAACCACGGTGGTTGAGGTGATGGACCGGGTGCTGCCGGTGGAAGACGCGGAAATCTCTGCCTTTGCCAAGAAGTCCTTTGTCAAACAGGGCATGAAGATCATGGAAAAAGCCATGGTCAAGAAGCTGGACAAGGGCAAGGGCAAGGTGACCGCCCATATCGAGGTTGGCGGCAAGGTAGAGAAGCATGACTTTGACACCGTGATTTCTGCCGTGGGCATCGTAGGCAATGTCGAAGGCCTGGGGCTGGAAGAACTGGGCGTCAAGGTGGACCGGACCCATGTGGTGACCGACGAGTACTGCCGCACCGGTGTTGATGGCCTTTACGCCATTGGCGATATCGCCGGCGCGCCCTGGCTGGCGCATAAGGCATCGCACGAGGGCGTCATGGTGGCGGAGCTGATCGCAGGCAAGCACGCGCATCCGGTCAAGCCCGAGAGCATCGCCGGCTGCACCTACTGCCAGCCGCAGGTCGCCTCTGTCGGGTATACCGAGGCGAAGGCGAAGGAGCTGGGCTATGACATCAAGGTCGGCCGCTTCCCCTTCATCGGCAACGGCAAGGCGATTGCACTGGGAGAGGCCGAGGGCATGGTGAAGACCATCTTTGACGCCAAGACCGGCGAGCTGCTGGGCGCGCATATGGTCGGCGCTGAGGTGACCGAACTGATCCAGGGCTATGTGGTCGGCCGCCAGCTGGAGACCACCGAGGAAGACCTGATGAACACCGTCTTCCCGCATCCGACGCTGAGCGAGATGATGCATGAATCGGTGCTCGACGCCTTTGACCGGGTGATCCACATCTGA
- a CDS encoding DUF924 family protein: MAGPEEILEFWLDEVGEKGWYLQDDALDQEIRTKFQKTWQEACEGRFSFWLTYPSGTLAYIILMDQFPRNMFRGEGKAFASDQAALSAAKVAINKKWDMKIDEPARQFFYLPLMHSENLCDQERCIRLMMERMPQTGTSNLLHARAHREVIRQFGRFPYRNEALHRASTGPELDYVMAGGYGETVRQVQAAG, from the coding sequence ATGGCTGGTCCCGAAGAGATACTTGAATTCTGGCTCGACGAGGTCGGGGAGAAGGGATGGTATCTGCAGGATGATGCGCTGGATCAAGAGATCCGCACGAAGTTCCAGAAAACCTGGCAGGAGGCTTGCGAGGGCAGGTTCTCCTTCTGGCTGACCTACCCCAGCGGGACGCTGGCGTACATCATCCTGATGGACCAGTTCCCGCGCAACATGTTCCGCGGCGAGGGCAAGGCGTTTGCCTCCGACCAGGCGGCGCTGTCGGCGGCCAAGGTCGCGATCAACAAGAAGTGGGACATGAAGATCGACGAGCCGGCGCGGCAGTTCTTCTATCTGCCGCTGATGCATTCAGAGAACCTGTGCGACCAGGAACGCTGCATCCGGCTGATGATGGAGCGGATGCCGCAGACCGGCACCAGCAACCTGCTGCACGCCCGCGCCCATCGCGAAGTGATCCGCCAGTTCGGCCGCTTCCCCTACCGCAATGAGGCGCTGCACCGCGCCAGCACCGGGCCGGAGCTCGACTATGTTATGGCGGGCGGCTACGGCGAGACCGTGCGGCAGGTGCAAGCGGCCGGCTGA
- a CDS encoding MFS transporter, with product MLQVLSSAWALLLGVCLLMVGNGLQGTMLGVRGDLEGFSSFEMSLVMAAYFVGFLGGSRLAPEMIRRVGHVRVFAALASFISAVMILYPLLPNTIAWALGRMIIGFCFSGVYVTAESWLNNAADNTNRGKALSLYMIVQMIGIITAQGLIQIGDPGGYEAFIIASILVSISFAPILLSIQPTPAFDTTKPMTLKELMKISPLGCVGMFLLGGVFSAQFGMSAVYGSAAGMSLTQLSVFIATFYVGATVLQYPLGWISDRMDRRVLILFVSLIGGAAAVAGFLLGGDFKMLLVAAFFIGGLSNPLYSLLIAYTNDYLEHDDMAAASGGLVFINGLGAIAGPVITGWLMGDAVFGPPGFFTFIAALMFVMAAYALYRATQRASIPVEETGSYAAMSPTATPVAVEFAQEYAIDTELEEQETAAAEN from the coding sequence ATGCTGCAGGTGCTGTCGAGCGCGTGGGCGCTGCTGTTGGGGGTTTGCTTGCTGATGGTGGGCAACGGCCTGCAGGGCACCATGCTGGGGGTGCGGGGCGATCTGGAGGGGTTCTCCTCCTTCGAGATGTCCCTGGTGATGGCGGCCTATTTCGTCGGCTTCCTGGGCGGCTCGCGGCTGGCGCCGGAGATGATCCGCCGGGTTGGCCACGTGCGCGTCTTTGCTGCGCTGGCGTCGTTCATCTCGGCGGTGATGATCCTGTACCCGCTGCTGCCCAACACCATCGCCTGGGCGCTGGGGCGAATGATCATCGGCTTCTGCTTCTCCGGCGTGTATGTGACCGCGGAAAGCTGGCTGAACAACGCCGCCGACAACACCAACCGCGGCAAGGCGCTGTCGCTGTACATGATCGTGCAGATGATCGGCATCATCACCGCGCAGGGCCTGATCCAGATCGGTGACCCGGGCGGTTATGAGGCGTTCATCATCGCCTCGATCCTGGTTTCGATTTCCTTTGCGCCGATTCTGCTGTCGATCCAGCCGACCCCGGCCTTTGACACCACCAAGCCAATGACGCTGAAAGAGCTGATGAAGATCTCGCCGCTGGGCTGCGTGGGCATGTTCCTGCTGGGCGGTGTCTTCTCGGCGCAGTTCGGGATGAGCGCGGTGTACGGCTCTGCCGCAGGCATGAGCCTGACCCAGCTGTCGGTCTTTATCGCGACTTTCTATGTCGGCGCGACGGTGCTGCAGTATCCGCTGGGCTGGATTTCCGACCGGATGGACCGCCGGGTGCTGATCCTGTTTGTCTCGCTGATTGGCGGCGCCGCGGCTGTGGCGGGCTTCCTGCTGGGCGGCGATTTCAAGATGCTGCTGGTGGCGGCCTTCTTTATCGGCGGCCTTTCGAACCCGCTTTACTCGCTGCTGATCGCCTATACCAACGACTACCTGGAGCATGACGACATGGCGGCAGCGTCGGGCGGGCTGGTGTTCATCAACGGGCTGGGCGCAATTGCCGGCCCGGTGATCACCGGCTGGCTGATGGGGGACGCGGTGTTCGGGCCTCCGGGCTTTTTCACCTTCATCGCTGCGCTGATGTTCGTGATGGCGGCCTATGCGCTCTACCGCGCGACCCAGCGCGCCTCGATCCCGGTCGAGGAGACCGGTAGCTACGCCGCGATGTCGCCGACCGCAACGCCGGTGGCGGTGGAGTTTGCCCAGGAATACGCCATTGATACCGAGCTTGAGGAGCAGGAAACCGCCGCTGCGGAGAACTGA
- the queA gene encoding tRNA preQ1(34) S-adenosylmethionine ribosyltransferase-isomerase QueA, with translation MKLSDFDFDLPDDLIATRPASPRSSARLLVAEGGTLHDGRVTDLVNWLQPGDRLVLNDTRVIPARLSGQRHRDSAQGPVSAKIEATLLEPRADGSWAALLRPLKKIREGEEIVFSEDLSATLEAIEDGQGQLRFNLSGTDFDAALAEAGAMPLPPYIAAKRAADEQDKTDYQTVWARNSGAVAAPTASLHFDEPLLAALQARGVDISYVTLHVGAGTFLPVKVEDVTTHRMHAEWGKVGAEVAADIAATKAAGGRVIPVGTTALRLIESAAKDGQIHPWEGDTDIFIYPGFEFQVADALMTNFHLPKSTLLMLVSALMGQEEIRRIYDHAVSSGYRFFSYGDASLLIPAKTDTP, from the coding sequence ATGAAACTCAGCGATTTCGACTTTGACCTGCCCGACGATCTGATTGCCACCCGGCCTGCCAGTCCGCGCAGCTCTGCCCGGCTGCTGGTGGCTGAGGGCGGAACCCTGCATGACGGGCGGGTGACCGACCTGGTCAATTGGCTGCAGCCCGGCGACCGGCTGGTGCTGAACGACACCAGGGTGATCCCGGCACGCCTCAGCGGGCAGCGCCACCGCGACAGCGCGCAGGGGCCGGTATCGGCGAAAATCGAGGCCACCCTGCTGGAGCCGCGCGCCGACGGCAGCTGGGCGGCGCTGCTGAGGCCACTGAAAAAGATCCGTGAAGGCGAGGAGATCGTCTTCTCTGAGGATCTGAGCGCGACGCTGGAAGCCATCGAGGACGGCCAGGGGCAGTTGCGCTTTAACCTCAGCGGCACTGATTTCGACGCGGCACTGGCAGAGGCCGGCGCGATGCCGCTGCCGCCCTATATCGCGGCCAAGCGGGCCGCGGATGAGCAGGACAAGACCGACTATCAGACCGTGTGGGCCAGGAATTCGGGCGCGGTTGCGGCGCCGACAGCCTCCTTGCATTTCGATGAACCGCTGCTGGCGGCGCTGCAGGCGCGCGGGGTGGATATATCCTATGTCACCCTGCATGTGGGCGCGGGCACCTTCCTGCCGGTCAAGGTGGAGGATGTGACCACCCACCGGATGCACGCGGAATGGGGCAAGGTGGGCGCAGAGGTTGCGGCGGACATTGCTGCGACCAAGGCGGCGGGCGGCCGGGTGATTCCGGTCGGCACCACGGCACTGCGGCTGATCGAAAGCGCCGCCAAGGACGGGCAGATCCACCCTTGGGAAGGCGACACCGACATCTTTATCTACCCCGGGTTCGAGTTCCAGGTGGCGGATGCGCTGATGACCAATTTCCACCTGCCGAAATCGACCCTGCTGATGCTGGTTTCCGCCCTGATGGGGCAGGAGGAGATCCGGCGCATCTACGATCATGCGGTCAGCAGCGGCTACCGGTTCTTTTCTTATGGCGATGCGTCGCTTTTGATCCCGGCGAAGACGGATACACCTTAG